A single genomic interval of Armigeres subalbatus isolate Guangzhou_Male chromosome 1, GZ_Asu_2, whole genome shotgun sequence harbors:
- the LOC134206789 gene encoding uncharacterized protein LOC134206789: MAIKPPAAPYFGGLWETAVRSAKIHILKVIGDNLATIEDFNTLLVQVKACLNSRPITEMSDDPNDFEPLTPGHFLIGTSLRKLPDPDLLHLPTNRLTQLQVIQQRVQAFWRRCRTEYLSLLQSRTKRWKPPVEITAG, translated from the coding sequence ATGGCAATCAAACCCCCTGCTGCTCCCTATTTTGGAGGCCTATGGGAGACAGCAGTGCGATCAGCAAAAATCCACATCCTGAAAGTTATCGGTGATAACCTTGCGACGATCGAGGACTTCAACACTCTTCTGGTGCAGGTGAAGGCTTGTCTGAATTCCAGGCCTATTACGGAGATGTCGGACGATCCGAATGACTTCGAACCACTTACACCTGGTCATTTTTTAATTGGAACATCGCTCCGCAAGCTACCAGATCCGGATCTTCTACACCTCCCAACGAATCGACTGACCCAATTACAGGTGATTCAACAAAGGGTACAGGCATTTTGGCGTAGGTGTAGAACGGAGTACTTGTCGCTACTACAGAGCCGGACAAAGCGTTGGAAACCACCAGTTGAGATCACCGCTGGGTAA